In the Kribbella sp. NBC_00482 genome, one interval contains:
- a CDS encoding antitoxin: MGMFDNMKDKAGDLVDEHGDKVSEGLDKAGEFADEKTGGKYGDKIDQGTDMAKDRLDNLDGQNDDIPDDQS, from the coding sequence ATGGGTATGTTCGACAACATGAAGGACAAGGCCGGCGATCTGGTCGACGAGCACGGCGACAAGGTCAGCGAGGGCCTGGACAAGGCCGGCGAGTTCGCCGACGAGAAGACCGGCGGCAAGTACGGCGACAAGATCGACCAGGGCACCGACATGGCCAAGGACCGGCTGGACAACCTCGACGGCCAGAACGACGACATCCCGGACGACCAGTCCTGA